The following coding sequences lie in one Labrus bergylta chromosome 13, fLabBer1.1, whole genome shotgun sequence genomic window:
- the lrrfip1a gene encoding myb-like protein X isoform X8, producing the protein MGTQGTGRKRSTKKERSTAEDDALNLIAREAEARLAAKRAARAEAREIRMKELERQQKELSDEDERMSVGSRGSVRSDLDAVGAFAGGGSSSNLSKKSKKKKKHKHKDKDRNGYDDDYSVISSRSSRLSDESRVSRSSRLDLTSSRLSDDSRLTRGSRLDLQPASYASSDLYKLNGLSSSRNPGSTLNGYKFCRSLSQVSQQLYRRSSLYEDSLCSGSRRVAGSTSHPVEYSSYRSSGSRVSSRANSARTSPVDNCGSVASFLRSAASSSGLPRDLDDVTIPDFSDVSRFAPEGRRGSRDVEDRDYLEKGSRAASALTAGTLTSLGGSSSRRGSGETAITVDAETSLREIKEIHELKDQIQDVETKYTQNLKEVKDTLAEVEEKYRKAMVSNAQLDNEKNNLMYQVDTLKDSLMELEELLSESRRGYDEKVKDFEREKHAHSVLQFQFNEMKETLKQSEELLNEIRQLRMKQEGFVREISDLQETVEWKDKKIGALERQKEYTDAIRIERDELREEVVTLKDILKKHGIVLGPDLNINGDIGETQVDGSPSEDPSSPSAQDSQTPAEGNSMLGNTKETQLRTRGDEDVDLEQHQDMFEEVKVNPLGSDTVCNTAQESVCSKRDIKVKESKTAVVGDMAKTSNQVTDNTQDKQKNNVEECNLTNTESCPQQKITQDVTKENCPDESVPSLPNSEPQQEQDDTKKVDNDEEEEMPSQAQGAAASGKKKKKKRKGKKKVGNNEDNNQPKEKGKTEKGMQPATKDNGPINARFCCWPVTETLKELKGNQVKNKQDKQKQKDVAGGVQVVKPVEAVHSNDISKESQMDPVTDEHCKEQTLETEKLKEVEALASCGSIEAPQGNEQDSLETETTKTVPVTATTETFPHADILKETEADSGKESETDPEKESETDPEKNEQGEEQKLEEKVEEMRSRTSPVPESNLSTPDTGEISSDAEITEDDAKDCTSSVENSEMLNVTETENIEEVKEIDTGETIEARADHDTDEKNKDQNLDSEMVNPVEAVAAIETFSHEEYPSKESRRDSIKDEDDMEQALETSEVEEESTFNPGSETSFSTSDLEDSINAESIEYPAKRCTSSEGNSDIEISTNSSVIHTESEAVDSAESEVGSINEIKSETNDEENGEGDAHVPGHSDAAPDESESTNSPDSGSMVYSTSTDGLYDGLYDGQQSLSESEQPSELLSETADMDSCSDNTPIDISERDSEDETQTVVEYEGPETEGESPPPTLDAGHSELVPDRTEEEELNGDLREAEGLVEPDSSPNDKINDASDTEESPLEAVVQSEGLDEEQNKTSEFAELTDESHAELSSATEEINTIDMLDSPDSPKEGTEISSSIKQDHNTEESVVEEDPERTDIDDDQQSETPFCPLMEQRHEPLKDKSEDYQRSEVSSELTLLDSDDEGDVDEEGQSFDFDELEMEDAVAMNLSEDPKQIAIVEGVEILSKESHKGSLDLSQSNIDLMENTDPGEGGHRVDKRHEESDAVSQDTQNSWVHGDASSENLVEEQVNILEEVGVTEEPRRVTEKGKVLKVGVVSEKLNQATSLPLEEGLDAVQHELKEEDSVSLKSWDLVSSNTESVQTGRNSRKGSKKGKGKGKEDCKMS; encoded by the exons AGGAACGGCTATGATGATGATTACAGTGTCATATCCAGCAGG agCTCGAGGCTCAGCGATGAGAGCAGAGTGTCTCGCTCCTCCAGACTAGACCTCACG AGCTCCAGACTAAGTGATGACAGTCGGCTGACTCGTGGCTCCAGATTAGACCTGCAGCCG GCCTCTTATGCTTCCTCTGACTTGTACAAGTTGAATGGTCTGTCCTCCTCCAGGAACCCAGGTTCAACTTTGAATGGTTACAAG TTCTGCAGGTCACTCAGTCAGGTCTCCCAGCAGCTCTATCGTAGG AGCTCCTTATACGAGGACAGTCTCTGCAGCGGGTCACGGCGAGTTGCTGGCTCCACCTCCCAT ccTGTAGAGTACTCTAGTTATCGCAGCTCCGGTTCCAGAGTCTCCTCCAGGGCCAATTCGGCCCGCACAAGTCCAGTG GACAACTGCGGCTCTGTTGCCAGTTTTTTGAGGAGTGCGGCCAGTAGCAGTGGCCTCCCCAGGGACCTGGACGATGTTACTATTCCTGACTTTTCTGACGTGAGTCGCTTTGCACCCGAAGGACGGCGAGGAAGTCGTGAT GTGGAGGACAGAGATTATCTGGAGAAG GGATCTCGAGCAGCTTCTGCCTTAACTGCAGGGACCCTCACCTCGTTAGGCGGATCGTCCTCGCGGAGAGGCAGCGGGGAGACGGCCATTACTGTCGATGCAGAGACGTCTTTACGAGAAATCAAG gAGATTCATGAACTGAAGGATCAGATACAGGATGTGGAAACCAAGTACACGCAGAACCTTAAAGAAGTCAAG GACACGTTAGCAGAAGTGGAGGAGAAGTACCGTAAGGCTATGGTATCTAATGCCCAGCTGGATAATGAGAAAAACAACCTGATGTACCAGGTGGACACGCTCAAGGACTCACTCATGGAGCTCGAGGAACTGCTTTCAGAGTCACGCCGGGGATATGATGAAAAAGTCAAG GACTTTGAGCGAGAGAAACATGCCCACTCTGTGCTTCAGTTCCagttcaatgaaatgaaagagaCCCTAAAACAGAGTGAAGAGTTGCTAAAC GAGATCCGTCAGCTGCGTATGAAACAGGAGGGTTTTGTTAGAGAAATATCTGACCTGCAGGAGACCGTGGAATGGAAGGATAAAAAAATTGGG GCCTTAGAGCGACAGAAAGAGTACACAGACGCAATCCGCATCGAGCGAGATGAGCTCAGAGAAGAGGTGGTCACGctgaaagacattttaaag AAACATGGAATAGTATTGGGACCTGATCTAAACATAAATGGTGACATCGGTGAGACACAAGTCGATGGCTCCCCCAGTGAAGATCCCTCTTCCCCATCGGCTCAGGATTCACAGACACCGGCGGAGGGGAACAGCATGCTTG GCAACACAAAGGAGACTCAGTTGAGAACTAGAGGAGATGAAGATGTGGATCTGGAGCAGCATCAAGACATGTTTGAAGAAGTGAAAGTGAATCCTTTGGGCTCCGATACAGTCTGTAATACTGCTCAAGAAAGTGTCTGCAGCAAGAGAGACATAAAAGTCAAAGAATCTAAAACAGCAGTGGTTGGAGATATGGCAAAGACAAGTAACCAAGTGACAGACAACACTCAAGATaagcaaaaaaacaatgttgagGAATGCAATTTGACTAATACAGAATCGTGTCCTCAGCAAAAAATCACACAAgatgttacaaaagaaaattgTCCCGATGAGTCCGTCCCATCTCTACCAAACTCTGAACCTCAACAAGAGCAGGATGACACCAAGAAGGTTGataatgatgaagaagaggaaatgcCAAGTCAGGCTCAGGGCGCTGCTGCttcaggaaagaaaaagaaaaagaagaggaaaggcaaaaaaaaagttggaaacaATGAGGATAACAACCAACCAAAGGAAAAgggcaaaacagaaaaaggaatgCAACCGGCTACAAAAGATAATGGACCAATCAATGCCAGGTTCTGCTGTTGGCCCGTCACTGAAACCCTCAAGGAATTAAAGGGGAATCAAGTGAAGAATAAGCAGGACaagcaaaaacagaaagatgTAGCTGGAGGAGTACAAGTGGTAAAACCCGTTGAAGCCGTACACAGTAATGACATTTCAAAAGAATCCCAAATGGATCCAGTTACAGATGAACACTGCAAGGAACAAACTTTGGAaacagaaaagttgaaagaagTCGAAGCATTGGCGTCTTGTGGATCCATTGAAGCCCCACAGGGGAACGAGCAAGACAGCTTGGaaactgaaacaacaaaaacagtacCGGTTACAGCAACCACTGAGACCTTTCCTCATGCTGATATTCTTAAGGAAACTGAAGCAGACTCTGGAAAGGAATCTGAAACAGACCCAGAAAAAGAATCTGAAACAGATCCCGAAAAGAATGAGCAAGGTGAGGAACAGAAATTGGAAGAGAAGGTGGAAGAAATGCGATCTAGAACAAGCCCTGTTCCAGAAAGCAATCTCAGTACTCCTGATACAGGGGAAATCTCCAGTGATGCTGAAATCACTGAGGATGATGCCAAGGATTGTACTTCCAGTGTAGAAAACAGTGAAATGCTAAATGttacagaaacagagaacatAGAAGAAGTGAAAGAAATTGATACTGGTGAAACCATTGAAGCTAGAGCGGATCATGATACAGATGAAAAGAACAAGGATCAAAATTTGGACTCTGAAATGGTAAACCCAGTAGAGGCAGTGGCAGCCATTGAAACCTTCTCTCATGAAGAATATCCATCTAAGGAATCCAGAAGAGATTCAATCAAGGATGAAGATGACATGGAACAAGCTTTGGAAACATCCGAAGTAGAAGAAGAATCTACATTTAATCCGGGGTCAGAAACCAGTTTCAGTACGTCTGATCTTGAAGACTCCATAAACGCAGAGAGCATTGAGTATCCTGCCAAGAGGTGTACTTCAAGCGAAGGCAACAGTGATATAGAGATCTCCACTAACAGCAGCGTCATCCACACCGAGTCCGAAGCTGTTGACAGTGCAGAGAGTGAAGTGGGTTCTATCAATGAAATCAAATCTGAAACAAACGATGAGGAAAACGGTGAAGGTGACGCCCATGTCCCAGGCCACAGTGACGCTGCTCCTGATGAATCTGAATCCACCAACAGTCCTGATAGTGGTTCCATGGTGTACTCGACCTCCACCGATGGCCTTTACGATGGTCTGTACGATGGTCAACAAAGCTTGTCTGAGTCAGAGCAGCCTTCAGAGCTGCTATCAGAGACTGCAGACATGGACTCGTGCAGTGACAACACTCCCATCGATATTTCTGAAAGAGATTCTGAGGATGAAACTCAGACGGTCGTGGAGTACGAGGGCCCAGAGACTGAAGGAGAATCTCCTCCTCCCACTCTTGATGCTGGTCATTCAGAGCTAGTACCAGACaggacagaagaggaggagctgaatGGAGACTTACGAGAAGCTGAGGGTTTAGTTGAACCAGACAGCTCTCCAAATGACAAAATCAATGATGCATCAGACACTGAAGAGAGTCCTTTGGAAGCTGTAGTTCAGTCCGAAGGTTTAGATGAAGAACAAAACAAGACGTCAGAGTTTGCAGAGCTGACTGATGAATCACACGCTGAACTGTCTTCTGCAACAGAAGAGATCAACACGATTGACATGTTGGATTCACCAGATTCTCCAAAAGAAGGTACTGAAATCAGTTCCTCTATCAAACAGGACCACAATACCGAAGAGTCCGTCGTTGAAGAAGATCCAGAACGTACAGACATTGATGACGATCAACAAAGTGAGACGCCCTTCTGCCCTCTGATGGAGCAACGGCATGAACCCCTGAAAGACAAGTCTGAGGATTATCAGAGGTCCGAGGTATCATCTGAACTCACACTGCTGGACAGTGATGACGAGGGTGATGTAGACGAAGAAGGACAGTCTTTTGATTTTGATGAATTAGAGATGGAAGACGCTGTCGCAATGAATCTGTCGGAAGATCCCAAACAGATAGCAATAGTAGAGGGCGTTGAAATCTTGTCAAAGGAAAGCCACAAGGGAAGTTTAGATCTGTCCCAAAGCAATATTGATTTAATGGAAAATACTGATCCAGGTGAGGGAGGTCACCGAGTAGATAAGCGACATGAAGAGTCGGACGCTGTAAGTCAAGACACCCAAAACTCTTGGGTTCACGGGGATGCTTCCTCTGAAAATCTGGTAGAGGAGCAGGTGAACATTCTGGAAGAAGTAGGCGTGACAGAGGAGCCCAGGCGTGTTACAGAGAAAGGAAAGGTATTAAAAGTTGGCGTTGTTTCAGAGAAACTTAACCAGGCCACGTCTCTACCTTTAGAGGAAGGATTAGATGCTGTTCAGCATGAGTTAAAGGAAGAAGATTCAGTTTCACTCAAGAGTTGGGACCTAGTGTCAAGCAACACAGAGTCAGTGCAGACAGGCAGAAATTCAAGGAAGGGCAGCAAGAAAGGCAAAGGCAAGGGCAAAGAGGACTGTAAGATGTCATAG
- the lrrfip1a gene encoding myb-like protein X isoform X6, whose translation MGTQGTGRKRSTKKERSTAEDDALNLIAREAEARLAAKRAARAEAREIRMKELERQQKEIFQVQKLSDEDERMSVGSRGSVRSDLDAVGAFAGGGSSSNLSKKSKKKKKHKHKDKDRNGYDDDYSVISSRSSRLSDESRVSRSSRLDLTSSRLSDDSRLTRGSRLDLQPASYASSDLYKLNGLSSSRNPGSTLNGYKFCRSLSQVSQQLYRRSSLYEDSLCSGSRRVAGSTSHPVEYSSYRSSGSRVSSRANSARTSPVDNCGSVASFLRSAASSSGLPRDLDDVTIPDFSDVSRFAPEGRRGSRDVEDRDYLEKGSRAASALTAGTLTSLGGSSSRRGSGETAITVDAETSLREIKEIHELKDQIQDVETKYTQNLKEVKDTLAEVEEKYRKAMVSNAQLDNEKNNLMYQVDTLKDSLMELEELLSESRRGYDEKVKDFEREKHAHSVLQFQFNEMKETLKQSEELLNEIRQLRMKQEGFVREISDLQETVEWKDKKIGALERQKEYTDAIRIERDELREEVVTLKDILKKHGIVLGPDLNINGDIGETQVDGSPSEDPSSPSAQDSQTPAEGNSMLGNTKETQLRTRGDEDVDLEQHQDMFEEVKVNPLGSDTVCNTAQESVCSKRDIKVKESKTAVVGDMAKTSNQVTDNTQDKQKNNVEECNLTNTESCPQQKITQDVTKENCPDESVPSLPNSEPQQEQDDTKKVDNDEEEEMPSQAQGAAASGKKKKKKRKGKKKVGNNEDNNQPKEKGKTEKGMQPATKDNGPINARFCCWPVTETLKELKGNQVKNKQDKQKQKDVAGGVQVVKPVEAVHSNDISKESQMDPVTDEHCKEQTLETEKLKEVEALASCGSIEAPQGNEQDSLETETTKTVPVTATTETFPHADILKETEADSGKESETDPEKESETDPEKNEQGEEQKLEEKVEEMRSRTSPVPESNLSTPDTGEISSDAEITEDDAKDCTSSVENSEMLNVTETENIEEVKEIDTGETIEARADHDTDEKNKDQNLDSEMVNPVEAVAAIETFSHEEYPSKESRRDSIKDEDDMEQALETSEVEEESTFNPGSETSFSTSDLEDSINAESIEYPAKRCTSSEGNSDIEISTNSSVIHTESEAVDSAESEVGSINEIKSETNDEENGEGDAHVPGHSDAAPDESESTNSPDSGSMVYSTSTDGLYDGLYDGQQSLSESEQPSELLSETADMDSCSDNTPIDISERDSEDETQTVVEYEGPETEGESPPPTLDAGHSELVPDRTEEEELNGDLREAEGLVEPDSSPNDKINDASDTEESPLEAVVQSEGLDEEQNKTSEFAELTDESHAELSSATEEINTIDMLDSPDSPKEGTEISSSIKQDHNTEESVVEEDPERTDIDDDQQSETPFCPLMEQRHEPLKDKSEDYQRSEVSSELTLLDSDDEGDVDEEGQSFDFDELEMEDAVAMNLSEDPKQIAIVEGVEILSKESHKGSLDLSQSNIDLMENTDPGEGGHRVDKRHEESDAVSQDTQNSWVHGDASSENLVEEQVNILEEVGVTEEPRRVTEKGKVLKVGVVSEKLNQATSLPLEEGLDAVQHELKEEDSVSLKSWDLVSSNTESVQTGRNSRKGSKKGKGKGKEDCKMS comes from the exons AGGAACGGCTATGATGATGATTACAGTGTCATATCCAGCAGG agCTCGAGGCTCAGCGATGAGAGCAGAGTGTCTCGCTCCTCCAGACTAGACCTCACG AGCTCCAGACTAAGTGATGACAGTCGGCTGACTCGTGGCTCCAGATTAGACCTGCAGCCG GCCTCTTATGCTTCCTCTGACTTGTACAAGTTGAATGGTCTGTCCTCCTCCAGGAACCCAGGTTCAACTTTGAATGGTTACAAG TTCTGCAGGTCACTCAGTCAGGTCTCCCAGCAGCTCTATCGTAGG AGCTCCTTATACGAGGACAGTCTCTGCAGCGGGTCACGGCGAGTTGCTGGCTCCACCTCCCAT ccTGTAGAGTACTCTAGTTATCGCAGCTCCGGTTCCAGAGTCTCCTCCAGGGCCAATTCGGCCCGCACAAGTCCAGTG GACAACTGCGGCTCTGTTGCCAGTTTTTTGAGGAGTGCGGCCAGTAGCAGTGGCCTCCCCAGGGACCTGGACGATGTTACTATTCCTGACTTTTCTGACGTGAGTCGCTTTGCACCCGAAGGACGGCGAGGAAGTCGTGAT GTGGAGGACAGAGATTATCTGGAGAAG GGATCTCGAGCAGCTTCTGCCTTAACTGCAGGGACCCTCACCTCGTTAGGCGGATCGTCCTCGCGGAGAGGCAGCGGGGAGACGGCCATTACTGTCGATGCAGAGACGTCTTTACGAGAAATCAAG gAGATTCATGAACTGAAGGATCAGATACAGGATGTGGAAACCAAGTACACGCAGAACCTTAAAGAAGTCAAG GACACGTTAGCAGAAGTGGAGGAGAAGTACCGTAAGGCTATGGTATCTAATGCCCAGCTGGATAATGAGAAAAACAACCTGATGTACCAGGTGGACACGCTCAAGGACTCACTCATGGAGCTCGAGGAACTGCTTTCAGAGTCACGCCGGGGATATGATGAAAAAGTCAAG GACTTTGAGCGAGAGAAACATGCCCACTCTGTGCTTCAGTTCCagttcaatgaaatgaaagagaCCCTAAAACAGAGTGAAGAGTTGCTAAAC GAGATCCGTCAGCTGCGTATGAAACAGGAGGGTTTTGTTAGAGAAATATCTGACCTGCAGGAGACCGTGGAATGGAAGGATAAAAAAATTGGG GCCTTAGAGCGACAGAAAGAGTACACAGACGCAATCCGCATCGAGCGAGATGAGCTCAGAGAAGAGGTGGTCACGctgaaagacattttaaag AAACATGGAATAGTATTGGGACCTGATCTAAACATAAATGGTGACATCGGTGAGACACAAGTCGATGGCTCCCCCAGTGAAGATCCCTCTTCCCCATCGGCTCAGGATTCACAGACACCGGCGGAGGGGAACAGCATGCTTG GCAACACAAAGGAGACTCAGTTGAGAACTAGAGGAGATGAAGATGTGGATCTGGAGCAGCATCAAGACATGTTTGAAGAAGTGAAAGTGAATCCTTTGGGCTCCGATACAGTCTGTAATACTGCTCAAGAAAGTGTCTGCAGCAAGAGAGACATAAAAGTCAAAGAATCTAAAACAGCAGTGGTTGGAGATATGGCAAAGACAAGTAACCAAGTGACAGACAACACTCAAGATaagcaaaaaaacaatgttgagGAATGCAATTTGACTAATACAGAATCGTGTCCTCAGCAAAAAATCACACAAgatgttacaaaagaaaattgTCCCGATGAGTCCGTCCCATCTCTACCAAACTCTGAACCTCAACAAGAGCAGGATGACACCAAGAAGGTTGataatgatgaagaagaggaaatgcCAAGTCAGGCTCAGGGCGCTGCTGCttcaggaaagaaaaagaaaaagaagaggaaaggcaaaaaaaaagttggaaacaATGAGGATAACAACCAACCAAAGGAAAAgggcaaaacagaaaaaggaatgCAACCGGCTACAAAAGATAATGGACCAATCAATGCCAGGTTCTGCTGTTGGCCCGTCACTGAAACCCTCAAGGAATTAAAGGGGAATCAAGTGAAGAATAAGCAGGACaagcaaaaacagaaagatgTAGCTGGAGGAGTACAAGTGGTAAAACCCGTTGAAGCCGTACACAGTAATGACATTTCAAAAGAATCCCAAATGGATCCAGTTACAGATGAACACTGCAAGGAACAAACTTTGGAaacagaaaagttgaaagaagTCGAAGCATTGGCGTCTTGTGGATCCATTGAAGCCCCACAGGGGAACGAGCAAGACAGCTTGGaaactgaaacaacaaaaacagtacCGGTTACAGCAACCACTGAGACCTTTCCTCATGCTGATATTCTTAAGGAAACTGAAGCAGACTCTGGAAAGGAATCTGAAACAGACCCAGAAAAAGAATCTGAAACAGATCCCGAAAAGAATGAGCAAGGTGAGGAACAGAAATTGGAAGAGAAGGTGGAAGAAATGCGATCTAGAACAAGCCCTGTTCCAGAAAGCAATCTCAGTACTCCTGATACAGGGGAAATCTCCAGTGATGCTGAAATCACTGAGGATGATGCCAAGGATTGTACTTCCAGTGTAGAAAACAGTGAAATGCTAAATGttacagaaacagagaacatAGAAGAAGTGAAAGAAATTGATACTGGTGAAACCATTGAAGCTAGAGCGGATCATGATACAGATGAAAAGAACAAGGATCAAAATTTGGACTCTGAAATGGTAAACCCAGTAGAGGCAGTGGCAGCCATTGAAACCTTCTCTCATGAAGAATATCCATCTAAGGAATCCAGAAGAGATTCAATCAAGGATGAAGATGACATGGAACAAGCTTTGGAAACATCCGAAGTAGAAGAAGAATCTACATTTAATCCGGGGTCAGAAACCAGTTTCAGTACGTCTGATCTTGAAGACTCCATAAACGCAGAGAGCATTGAGTATCCTGCCAAGAGGTGTACTTCAAGCGAAGGCAACAGTGATATAGAGATCTCCACTAACAGCAGCGTCATCCACACCGAGTCCGAAGCTGTTGACAGTGCAGAGAGTGAAGTGGGTTCTATCAATGAAATCAAATCTGAAACAAACGATGAGGAAAACGGTGAAGGTGACGCCCATGTCCCAGGCCACAGTGACGCTGCTCCTGATGAATCTGAATCCACCAACAGTCCTGATAGTGGTTCCATGGTGTACTCGACCTCCACCGATGGCCTTTACGATGGTCTGTACGATGGTCAACAAAGCTTGTCTGAGTCAGAGCAGCCTTCAGAGCTGCTATCAGAGACTGCAGACATGGACTCGTGCAGTGACAACACTCCCATCGATATTTCTGAAAGAGATTCTGAGGATGAAACTCAGACGGTCGTGGAGTACGAGGGCCCAGAGACTGAAGGAGAATCTCCTCCTCCCACTCTTGATGCTGGTCATTCAGAGCTAGTACCAGACaggacagaagaggaggagctgaatGGAGACTTACGAGAAGCTGAGGGTTTAGTTGAACCAGACAGCTCTCCAAATGACAAAATCAATGATGCATCAGACACTGAAGAGAGTCCTTTGGAAGCTGTAGTTCAGTCCGAAGGTTTAGATGAAGAACAAAACAAGACGTCAGAGTTTGCAGAGCTGACTGATGAATCACACGCTGAACTGTCTTCTGCAACAGAAGAGATCAACACGATTGACATGTTGGATTCACCAGATTCTCCAAAAGAAGGTACTGAAATCAGTTCCTCTATCAAACAGGACCACAATACCGAAGAGTCCGTCGTTGAAGAAGATCCAGAACGTACAGACATTGATGACGATCAACAAAGTGAGACGCCCTTCTGCCCTCTGATGGAGCAACGGCATGAACCCCTGAAAGACAAGTCTGAGGATTATCAGAGGTCCGAGGTATCATCTGAACTCACACTGCTGGACAGTGATGACGAGGGTGATGTAGACGAAGAAGGACAGTCTTTTGATTTTGATGAATTAGAGATGGAAGACGCTGTCGCAATGAATCTGTCGGAAGATCCCAAACAGATAGCAATAGTAGAGGGCGTTGAAATCTTGTCAAAGGAAAGCCACAAGGGAAGTTTAGATCTGTCCCAAAGCAATATTGATTTAATGGAAAATACTGATCCAGGTGAGGGAGGTCACCGAGTAGATAAGCGACATGAAGAGTCGGACGCTGTAAGTCAAGACACCCAAAACTCTTGGGTTCACGGGGATGCTTCCTCTGAAAATCTGGTAGAGGAGCAGGTGAACATTCTGGAAGAAGTAGGCGTGACAGAGGAGCCCAGGCGTGTTACAGAGAAAGGAAAGGTATTAAAAGTTGGCGTTGTTTCAGAGAAACTTAACCAGGCCACGTCTCTACCTTTAGAGGAAGGATTAGATGCTGTTCAGCATGAGTTAAAGGAAGAAGATTCAGTTTCACTCAAGAGTTGGGACCTAGTGTCAAGCAACACAGAGTCAGTGCAGACAGGCAGAAATTCAAGGAAGGGCAGCAAGAAAGGCAAAGGCAAGGGCAAAGAGGACTGTAAGATGTCATAG